CGGCGTTCTCGCGCCGTTTCCGCAGCTCGGCGCCGAGTCTTCGGCGACGCACGGTCGGGCTCTGTCGGGTTGTCACGGCGCACCTCCGCGACGCATGTCGGCGGAGGCACGTGTGCCATGCCCCCGCCCAGCAATTGGTCTGTCCTGTTGGGAGTCTGCTCCGACAATCGGCGAATCTTCAACCGGCCGAACGCACAGAGGGTGCGACACGGCATCAGCGGGCGGACGGCCAACAGCATGTCATATACCGGACGAATGACACCAGACCGCATACGCACTTTGCAACTTGCATTCGGCAAAGTCTTCCGGCACAGTGTCTGTTATGGGCCCCGGTGGTGCTGATCTTCCGTTTTCATGATCACACACAGTGGGCGGAGCTTCACCTCTAGCGTTCAACGAGCGACATCCGAATACGTGTTGTTCCAGATCTGCGGTATGACGAGAAGCAGGAGACAAGGTGACTCCCCAGGCCGGCGACATCCTCCACGTCACTCGTGAAGCCAGCGTCCAGTTCCTGCGCCCGATGATGTTCCGGGTGATCCGTGTCCACGACTGGCCGACCTACGAGGGCTGGGTCTGGCTGGACGGCTACCAGCTCAACGCCGCGGGGGACGCGGTGGAGCGCCGCTCGATCTTCGTACAGCGCGCCGGGTTGCGGATCGTCCCGGACAACAGCGCCGCCGCGCGGGCCCGCAAGGCGCCGGCCCGGGCCGGCCAGCGCCCGGGGCTGAGCCGCCCCCACCTGCGCCCGGCGACCGCCGGCGTGCGCTGAGCAATTCTCGCGAATCCTGCCCGGACCGGACCTGACCCGGCCTACGCTCGAATGACCCTAGTTTGAACGACGGTAGCGACCCGCCCGGTCGGCCTGCGTCCATGCACAGGCGGCCGCGACGAGCCCCTACCGTCGGCGGAACTCGTTCGGCCGGCACGTCGCCACAGCTGTCGCGGCAGGCTGCCCGTCCGGCGTTCCGTTCCTCCGCGTGGCACGGCACCCGCTCACCCGGGAGACGGCGCCATGGACAACCGAACCATCGCTCCTGGACGCGGTTCCAGAGCGACCGTTCCACATCGGCCCCATCGGCTCGCCGCACTGTGCGGTGCGGCGCTGGCAGCGGCGTTGTTCACGCCGGTGCCGGCGACGGCCGGGGCCAGCGAGGGGGCAGCCGCAACGGCCGCGGCCGCATCCGTCGCGCGGCAGGCAGCGCCGCCTGCCGTGATCTCCGAGCACACCGTGTCCAGCGAACTCATGGCGCGGTCGCTCATCTCCACCGGCATGATCGGCATAGGACTCGCCCTCGGCGGGATCGTCATCGTCACCCACCGGCGCCGCCAGTGGTGACGGCAGCCGACACGGCGGGAGGCCCGTTCCGGAACTCCGGAACGGGCCTCCCGCCGCGCTCACTCCTCTTCGGGGCTGGGGCTGGGGCTCGGCTCCGGGCTGGGGCTCGGCGAGGGCGACGGGCTGCTCGGCGCGACCGCGATCACGAGCTGGACGCTCTCCCCGGGCGCGAGCTCCGTCCCGGACTCCGGGTCGACGTCCACGACGGTTCCCGGATCCGCCTCGTCGGTCGGGCGCAGCGAGATGCGGGGGTTCAGGCCGACCGCGGTGAGCGCGTCGATCGCCTCCTGTTCGGTCATGCCGATCAGGTCGTCCGGCACCGCCACCAGGCTGGGGACGGGGGACGGCGTCGGCGACGGACTGGGCGCGGCGCTGGTCGGCGCGGCCGAGGTCACCACCGGCGAGGGGGAGGCGCTCGGCTCCGGCGTGGGGCCCGCGCCGCGCAGCGCGAACCAGGCCGCCACCCCGAACAGCAGCAGGAGCAGCAGCACGATCCCGGCGATGATCAGCGGCGCGCGCCAGGTCCGCTCCCCTTCGCCGTACTCGATGCCGGGCGGCGGCGTCGCGTCGCGCATCGGCCCACCGTCCCGGCTGGGCACGCCCGCGCGCCCGGTCCAGACGTCCTGGGGCGGCAGCACCGAGGTGCGGTCCTCCGGTGGCGGGGGCGGCGCCGGTGTGCCGCCGTGGGGCGGCAGCACCGAGGTCCGGTCGTCGTCCGGACCATCGACGGGCGGCATCGCCCTGGTGCGGTCGTCGTCCGGCGGCACCGCGCCGTACGGCGGCAGCGCCGAGGTGGGCCGGTCTCCCGGGCCGCCCGGCAGGACGGTGGTCGGTTCGTCGCCGGGCACCCTGCCGGGCAGCACCGTGGTCGGCTCGTCGCCGCCCGGGGTGCGGTCCGCGGGCTCCTCGTCCGGGTGGGCGGCGGGCAGGCGGGTGGTCTCGTCGGGCGGGGGCGGCTCGGAGCCGGGCCCGCCCGGGGCGTCCCTGTCATCGTGCGCATCGGACATGGTGCCGTCCTACCACGTCCGCCGGACGGTTACGCCTCACCCACCGTGCGTGGCGTGCCCGGGCACGCCACGCACCTGGTCAGCCCGCTGCCGGCGACGGCGACTGCGCCACGCCGCACGTCAGGTCGATCGCGTCGTTCCAACCGACCTCCTGGTCCTTCGGGACCGAGACGGCCAGCACCGTGCCGCTACGGCCGTTGAGGTACCGCCCGATCCGCAGGCCCTGCTCCACCAGCTTCTTCTGCGCGGCGCTGCAGGACTGGCCGACCACGTCCGGCATCGGGAAGCGGACCCGCGGCCCGGCCACCACGATCGTCACGGACGTGCCGCGCAGCACCGGCTGCCCGGCGGCGGGCACGCTGCTCAGCACGGACTCCGCGGCGGCCGTACTCGCCTCGTCGAACTCGACCTTCACCGAGACGCCGAACCTCGCCATGATCTCCAGGCGGGCCTCACGGAAGGGCCGGGTCAGCACGTCGGGCATGGTCTGGAACCCGCCCCCGGTGGCCGACGGGCTGGGCTCGGGCGTGGGCGAGGGCAGCTCACTCGGCGACGGGCTCGGGCTCGGCGAGGCGACCACCGCCGACGGGCTGGCGCTGGCCTGCGCCTGCGGCTCCGCACCGGTGCCGGCGACGTACCATCCGATCGCGAGCCCGGCGACGGCGAGCATCACCGTCGCGGTCGCCAGCAGCGCGATCGTGCCGGGGCTGAACCCGCGCGGTCGCTGTGACGACGTCATGGGCGCCGTCTCCTGCCACGGGTCGGTCATGCTGGTCTCCTCTTTCGGGGTACGCCCGGCGAACGCTACGCCGCAACGAGAGTAAACCGTTCACACGAACCGCCCTCGCATTGCTATACGCTCGCGGCATGTTCTCTCAGGGCCCGGGCACGCGGCTGGGGCTGGGCGCGGTCGCGGCGGCGGCCGGGATCGCGGCGGCCGCCGGAGCAGCACAGCTGGGCATCGGATACGGCCTCGGCATCTTCTCCTGGGTGCCGACGGTCGGCGCGTCGGGCGAAGCCGCCTGGCTGGCCAGTCTTGCCTGGACGGTCTGGATTTCCGCCGTCTCGGTGGTCCTCGGTGCCGTGGTGGCCGACCGGGTCGGCTCCGCGACAGTGCAGATCTCGACAGCGGTCCGCACGCTGCGCCGCACCGCCCTCGCCATCGCCGCGGCGGTCGGCGGGCTGCTGGTGGTCGCGCTGACCGCGGTGCCCGCACGGGTCGCCGAGCGTGCCGACACGTTCGCCCCGCACGTGATCGTCGGCGGCTACGCCATCACCGGCGTGCTGCTCGGCCTGTTCGTCGCCGTGGCGGCGCTGTCCGCCCGTGCCGTCGCCGCGAACGTGCTGGCCACCGGTGGCTGGCTGTGGCTGCTCGCGGTCACCGCGGCCGTGGACGGCATCGCCGCGGGCCGCGAGCCGGCCGTCGCGCAGCTCGGCGTGTGGCCGGTGACCGCCGACGGGCCGTGGTTCCGCAGCCTCTAC
The Catellatospora sp. IY07-71 DNA segment above includes these coding regions:
- a CDS encoding PASTA domain-containing protein, whose translation is MTDPWQETAPMTSSQRPRGFSPGTIALLATATVMLAVAGLAIGWYVAGTGAEPQAQASASPSAVVASPSPSPSPSELPSPTPEPSPSATGGGFQTMPDVLTRPFREARLEIMARFGVSVKVEFDEASTAAAESVLSSVPAAGQPVLRGTSVTIVVAGPRVRFPMPDVVGQSCSAAQKKLVEQGLRIGRYLNGRSGTVLAVSVPKDQEVGWNDAIDLTCGVAQSPSPAAG
- a CDS encoding Stk1 family PASTA domain-containing Ser/Thr kinase, which gives rise to MSDAHDDRDAPGGPGSEPPPPDETTRLPAAHPDEEPADRTPGGDEPTTVLPGRVPGDEPTTVLPGGPGDRPTSALPPYGAVPPDDDRTRAMPPVDGPDDDRTSVLPPHGGTPAPPPPPEDRTSVLPPQDVWTGRAGVPSRDGGPMRDATPPPGIEYGEGERTWRAPLIIAGIVLLLLLLFGVAAWFALRGAGPTPEPSASPSPVVTSAAPTSAAPSPSPTPSPVPSLVAVPDDLIGMTEQEAIDALTAVGLNPRISLRPTDEADPGTVVDVDPESGTELAPGESVQLVIAVAPSSPSPSPSPSPEPSPSPSPEEE